The DNA region TCATCCCCGAACGCATACAGGGCCAGGAAGTCCTCGTTCAAAGCTCACTGCTGCACACTGATCTGGATACCACGTGGCACCACTTGCTTTACGCTGGGCTATTTTCGCCTTTTGGAGAAAGTAGCATTTTGCGATCCATGCAACCGTTGCCCGCGGTTTCGATGAGCACGGCGTTGTCTGAAGGCTTAAATGTAAGAGGCAGCAAGGCTGATGGCTTCCAGGTATTGCTTGATGGCGCGCCCATCTATAATCAAAATCATTTCTACGGCATGTTCGACGTCTTCAATTCAGATGCCTTACAAACTGTAGGTTTCTATTACGATATTGCGCCGGCAAGCTATTTTGCCCCACCCGGCGGCACCATTTCTTTTATTACCAGAACAGGTTCACTCACGGGTTTCCAGGGAAGCCTGGGCGCCAGCAGTACCGCGTTGCGCGGCACATTCGAAGGCCCATTGGCAAAAGGCAGGGCCAGTTGGCTCGTATCAGGCCGGCACTCGTATATCGACCAGATCAATTGGCTAAACAATGAAAACTTGCTTGGCCTCGGACTCGATATCAACCGGACAATCAGCCAACTGCCAGCGTTGTTTACAGACTTCGACAATTTTGTCATTTCACCAACAAACACCCAGGCCCGGTTTTTCGATGTACATGGCAAGTTTTCGCTCGAAAATAAAAAAGGCGGCAAAACTACCCTCAGCCTGTATGCCGGCGGCAATGACACCCAACTGGATGCCGACCGCCTCACCCTCGTCCGTAGAACGGAAAACGGTACACTCGGGGCAGTTTTTGAACCTGTTTCTACAACAAATGCGTGGGGCAATGAAGCCGTAAGCCTTCAGTTTCACAACCCGATAGGCTCGAAAAGTTTTCTCCAAACGGTTGTTTCTCTAAGCCATTACCTGAGTCGCTATTCCAGAGAAGATTTTACATATACGCGCATTAACCCCAATACGAACAGGGCGCAAAACTTCATTTTTCCGTTTGCCTACCAAAACGAATTGTACGACTTAAAGTGGGCGCATAATCTCAGCATTGTCCCTAACACCGCCGGCCTGTGGTCGTTTGGTGCTTCTGGTAATTTTTATGCACTCACCTATAAAGAACAATCAGCAACCCGCCCTTCCTTTGGAGAAGACTATTTTGCCATTCAGGGAGACGCGTATGGAGAGTATGAGTACATGGATTCGAAAATCCTGAATGTTCGTTCAGGATTGCGTTTGCATTACTTTACCCAGGGGCACGTATTTCGGCTTTCGCCCCGACTCCAGTTCACGTTGCTACCACGCGCACCACTTACATTTCGAGTGGGGTATAGCAGAAATTATCAATTCTTGCACCAGCTCTTCCTCGAAAACACCAACAGTGCCTCGATGTGGGTAATCACTACAGGGTCGCAAGGGCCGAGCCATGTCAACAACCTCACGGCGGGTATATACTTAAAGCCTTTCAAATCAGCTGCATTCCAGGTAGAAGGC from Bacteroidota bacterium includes:
- a CDS encoding carboxypeptidase-like regulatory domain-containing protein, with the translated sequence MKQTDLRICQTVFFVLLFFSCPPLLQSAWAQQQFVYNDEPLKQVIEDIEAREGYRFLYRDALVSDKRVSLEASSDSLLASLQQSLLRQRLDLQVDHNYRQILLSEAQPDSFARPSVIKGQVLDSKTGTRLPFANITWITAGQLHGVSTNEAGFFRMQIQHEEMDAERLLLAVSYVGYRPGRISLDVNNPPAELSIRLIPERIQGQEVLVQSSLLHTDLDTTWHHLLYAGLFSPFGESSILRSMQPLPAVSMSTALSEGLNVRGSKADGFQVLLDGAPIYNQNHFYGMFDVFNSDALQTVGFYYDIAPASYFAPPGGTISFITRTGSLTGFQGSLGASSTALRGTFEGPLAKGRASWLVSGRHSYIDQINWLNNENLLGLGLDINRTISQLPALFTDFDNFVISPTNTQARFFDVHGKFSLENKKGGKTTLSLYAGGNDTQLDADRLTLVRRTENGTLGAVFEPVSTTNAWGNEAVSLQFHNPIGSKSFLQTVVSLSHYLSRYSREDFTYTRINPNTNRAQNFIFPFAYQNELYDLKWAHNLSIVPNTAGLWSFGASGNFYALTYKEQSATRPSFGEDYFAIQGDAYGEYEYMDSKILNVRSGLRLHYFTQGHVFRLSPRLQFTLLPRAPLTFRVGYSRNYQFLHQLFLENTNSASMWVITTGSQGPSHVNNLTAGIYLKPFKSAAFQVEGYSRTYGNLRRHEINAPAQVSTSNISSFVPWFSSNKAFAKGLEFMYNQQIGPATCVVPF